A single genomic interval of Peribacillus sp. FSL H8-0477 harbors:
- a CDS encoding ABC transporter ATP-binding protein, with translation MIEIKGVTKQFKEKKVFLTALKHVSFTVKQGQIVGLLGENGAGKTTLLRTIATLLSPTDGQVLVAGHDTVESPNEVKKRIGVLFGGETGLYERLTARENLEYFALLYGMSKHETKVRIDDLAKMFGMRDYLDRKVGGFSKGMRQKVAIARTIIHNPDIILFDEPTTGLDITSSNVFRQLVHQLKRDGKTIVFSSHIMDEVSMLCDSVAMIHKGELVFHGNLEALYKTEASRDLNYIFMSKLVRGNEHAS, from the coding sequence ATGATTGAAATAAAAGGTGTCACGAAACAATTTAAAGAAAAGAAAGTGTTCCTTACCGCTTTAAAGCATGTATCGTTCACCGTTAAACAAGGTCAAATTGTTGGCTTACTCGGGGAAAATGGCGCTGGAAAAACAACACTGCTGCGGACGATTGCTACCCTATTATCTCCCACCGACGGTCAGGTGTTAGTCGCTGGACACGATACGGTCGAAAGTCCAAATGAAGTAAAAAAAAGAATCGGTGTTCTATTTGGCGGTGAAACGGGATTGTATGAACGACTGACTGCCCGGGAAAACCTTGAATATTTCGCTCTGTTATATGGCATGAGTAAACATGAAACGAAGGTACGCATTGACGACCTGGCAAAAATGTTCGGGATGAGAGATTATCTTGATCGTAAGGTAGGAGGGTTTTCTAAGGGGATGCGGCAAAAGGTGGCCATTGCCCGTACGATTATCCACAACCCAGACATTATTTTGTTTGATGAACCAACCACTGGGCTTGATATCACCTCGTCCAACGTCTTTCGGCAACTGGTCCATCAATTAAAACGAGACGGAAAGACGATTGTCTTCTCAAGTCATATCATGGACGAAGTTTCCATGCTTTGTGATTCAGTCGCAATGATCCATAAAGGTGAGCTAGTCTTTCACGGAAACCTAGAAGCTTTATATAAAACAGAAGCCAGCCGTGATTTAAATTATATTTTCATGAGCAAGCTTGTGAGGGGGAACGAACATGCTTCTTAA
- a CDS encoding ABC transporter permease yields MLLNIYLKEMKDCFRDRRTLLLTVLLPIVMMSGLVFFYESIGSSGEGETYKLAVDSSFSNDEAAIFKEYAAIDIIISADPEQTFADGDAQGALVLNPNFHETVKMGKEASFTMIGDSTSENSSNLMSLVATALTEYEKRIVAERLQAQGTDASLIQPFSVEQKEMSEDNFGGHLIAFLIPMMLALAIGVGAGPAAADLFSGEKEKKTMEALLMSPVSRSTLLTAKWLTISTIGALTGMITLIVVALEITFLTENLKKGISFGNEVYLIILIAIFLSIIYAMFIASLLMMTSIIGKTTKEAQSYSTPILMVVIFPSMMLATTSVNELAFWHFATPIMNLFSLFKELLLGVIHYEHIFITIGSNLLSLCVIFIIARILFMKDKWVMN; encoded by the coding sequence ATGCTTCTTAATATCTATTTAAAAGAAATGAAAGATTGTTTCAGAGACCGCAGAACCTTACTTCTGACCGTTCTTCTACCGATTGTGATGATGTCTGGATTAGTCTTTTTCTATGAAAGCATAGGATCAAGTGGAGAAGGAGAAACGTACAAACTTGCGGTAGACTCTTCGTTTAGTAACGACGAGGCAGCTATTTTTAAGGAGTATGCAGCCATAGATATTATAATATCAGCTGATCCTGAACAAACATTTGCAGATGGTGACGCCCAAGGCGCTCTAGTGTTAAATCCTAATTTTCATGAGACGGTCAAAATGGGGAAAGAAGCATCATTTACGATGATTGGTGATTCAACTAGTGAAAACTCATCTAATTTAATGTCTTTGGTAGCAACTGCCCTGACAGAATACGAAAAAAGGATTGTCGCTGAACGACTACAGGCTCAAGGAACCGATGCTTCGCTGATCCAGCCATTTTCAGTTGAGCAGAAAGAAATGTCTGAGGATAATTTCGGTGGCCATTTAATTGCCTTTCTGATTCCTATGATGCTAGCACTTGCAATTGGAGTAGGAGCTGGTCCTGCAGCAGCTGATTTATTTTCAGGTGAAAAAGAAAAGAAAACAATGGAAGCTTTGCTGATGTCACCGGTAAGCCGTTCAACACTCTTAACAGCTAAATGGTTGACGATTTCAACGATTGGTGCTTTAACGGGTATGATCACCTTAATCGTCGTTGCCCTTGAAATTACCTTTTTAACGGAAAATCTTAAAAAGGGCATCTCGTTTGGTAATGAGGTCTATTTAATCATTCTTATCGCCATTTTTCTTTCCATCATCTACGCGATGTTTATTGCTTCGCTCTTGATGATGACCAGCATTATTGGGAAAACAACAAAAGAAGCTCAAAGTTATAGCACTCCCATTCTTATGGTCGTTATTTTTCCTTCTATGATGCTAGCAACCACTAGCGTGAACGAACTAGCTTTCTGGCATTTTGCTACACCGATTATGAACTTGTTCAGCCTTTTTAAAGAACTATTATTAGGTGTCATTCATTACGAGCATATTTTCATTACGATTGGCAGCAACCTCCTCAGCCTATGCGTCATCTTTATCATCGCCCGAATCTTATTTATGAAGGATAAATGGGTGATGAATTAA
- a CDS encoding glycerol-3-phosphate dehydrogenase/oxidase, with the protein MNFSNKNRNEIITSVKKDKLDLLVIGGGITGAGITLDATVRGMKTAVVEMQDFAAGTSSRSTKLVHGGLRYLKQFEIKMVAEVGKEREIVYENGPHVTTPQWMLLPFHKGGTFGSFSTNIGLRVYDFLAGVKKSERRKMLSQQETLNKEPLVKNENLQGGGYYVEYRTDDARLTIEVMKTAVELGAKALNYSKVENLLYENGKVVGVLINDQLTGEKHEIFADKVVNATGPWVDEIREIDNSKKGKALQLTKGVHLVIDQSRFPLKQAVYFDTPDGRMVFAIPREEKVYVGTTDTFFDEDAVSPNITSSDREYVLKSINYMFPTVKVTESDIESSWAGVRPLILEDGKDPSEISRKDEIWESESGLITIAGGKLTGYRKMAETIVNLVAKKFEQEKNIKYTTCQTKHLPISGGNVGGSKQFDSYVQKQIERGLSLSLTQKEAEQLATRYGSNVPTIFDNLDTIRKNAEQYGLPIVLMAKLQYALDHEMTATPVDFLYRRTGALLFDIDTVRSYKEKVIDFMQAYFNWSDETKQKMTSQLEYEIKHATTAIDEPTVKA; encoded by the coding sequence ATGAACTTTTCAAATAAAAATCGTAATGAAATCATAACTTCTGTAAAGAAAGATAAATTGGACCTATTGGTAATTGGCGGAGGAATCACAGGAGCAGGTATTACCCTGGATGCTACAGTCAGAGGAATGAAGACGGCAGTAGTGGAAATGCAGGATTTCGCAGCTGGAACATCCAGCCGTTCAACAAAGCTCGTTCACGGCGGTTTACGTTATCTAAAACAATTCGAAATTAAAATGGTTGCTGAAGTAGGGAAAGAACGTGAAATCGTCTATGAAAATGGACCTCATGTTACCACGCCTCAATGGATGTTATTACCTTTCCATAAAGGTGGAACCTTTGGTAGTTTCAGTACAAATATCGGGTTGAGAGTATACGATTTCCTTGCGGGTGTTAAAAAAAGTGAACGTAGAAAAATGTTATCTCAACAAGAAACGTTGAATAAAGAACCTTTAGTGAAGAACGAAAATCTTCAAGGCGGAGGGTATTATGTTGAATACCGTACCGATGATGCTCGTCTTACCATCGAAGTTATGAAAACAGCTGTTGAATTAGGCGCAAAAGCACTTAATTATTCAAAAGTTGAAAATCTGCTCTATGAAAATGGTAAAGTTGTAGGTGTTTTAATTAATGACCAATTAACAGGTGAGAAACATGAGATTTTTGCAGATAAAGTAGTCAATGCAACAGGTCCTTGGGTAGATGAAATCCGTGAAATTGATAATTCTAAGAAGGGTAAAGCATTGCAATTAACAAAAGGCGTGCACTTAGTTATTGATCAATCTAGATTCCCGCTGAAGCAAGCTGTTTACTTTGATACACCAGACGGCAGAATGGTATTCGCTATTCCTCGTGAAGAGAAGGTTTATGTTGGAACGACAGATACCTTCTTCGATGAAGATGCGGTTAGTCCGAATATTACAAGCAGTGACCGAGAGTATGTGCTTAAATCTATTAATTATATGTTCCCGACTGTGAAAGTTACAGAGAGTGATATTGAGTCTAGCTGGGCTGGTGTTCGTCCGTTAATTTTAGAAGATGGAAAAGATCCTTCAGAAATCTCCCGTAAAGATGAAATTTGGGAATCTGAGTCAGGATTAATCACTATTGCAGGTGGTAAATTAACTGGATACAGAAAAATGGCTGAAACGATTGTTAATTTAGTTGCCAAGAAATTTGAACAAGAAAAAAATATTAAATACACTACCTGCCAAACGAAACATCTTCCGATTTCAGGTGGTAATGTGGGCGGTTCTAAACAGTTTGACAGCTATGTTCAAAAACAGATTGAAAGAGGTCTGTCTCTATCGTTGACACAGAAAGAAGCTGAACAATTAGCTACTCGTTATGGTTCAAATGTTCCAACCATTTTTGATAATTTAGATACAATTAGAAAAAATGCAGAGCAATATGGCCTGCCAATTGTATTAATGGCTAAGCTTCAATATGCTCTTGATCACGAAATGACTGCGACTCCAGTCGACTTCTTATATAGAAGAACAGGAGCCTTGTTATTTGATATCGACACAGTGAGAAGTTATAAGGAAAAAGTCATCGACTTTATGCAAGCTTACTTCAACTGGTCTGATGAAACCAAACAAAAAATGACTTCACAACTTGAATACGAAATTAAACATGCGACTACGGCTATCGATGAACCAACCGTAAAAGCGTAA
- the glpK gene encoding glycerol kinase GlpK translates to METYILSLDQGTTSSRAILFNKKGEIVHTAQREFTQYFPKPGWVEHNANEIWGSVLAVIAELLSSSTVKPEQIAGIGITNQRETAVVWDKETGNPVYNAIVWQSRQTSGICDELKEKGHSDTIRDKTGLLIDAYFSGTKVKWILDNVEGAREKADQGKLLFGTIDTWLIWKMSGGKAHVTDYSNASRTLMYNIHELKWDDELLEILTVPKSMLPEVRPSSEIYAHTVSYHFFGKEIPIAGAAGDQQAALFGQACFTEGMAKNTYGTGCFMLMNTGEKAIRSENGLLTTLAWGIDGKVEYALEGSIFVAGSAVQWLRDGMRMVKSAADSQSYADRVDTTDGVYVVPAFVGLGTPYWDSDVRGSVFGLTRGTTKEHFIRATLESIAYQAKDVLSAMEADSGIKLKTLRVDGGAVKNDFLMQFQGDILNVPVERPVINETTALGAAYLAGLAVGYWESREDIASQWAIERSYEPKMEEEQRETLYKGWKKAVHAAMAFK, encoded by the coding sequence ATGGAGACGTATATTTTATCACTGGATCAAGGAACAACGAGTTCACGGGCTATTCTTTTTAATAAAAAAGGGGAAATCGTTCATACTGCACAACGTGAGTTTACTCAATACTTTCCGAAGCCAGGCTGGGTAGAGCATAATGCAAATGAAATTTGGGGATCTGTTTTAGCTGTTATTGCTGAGCTTCTATCATCATCTACGGTTAAACCAGAACAAATTGCCGGAATTGGTATTACAAATCAACGGGAAACAGCAGTGGTTTGGGATAAAGAAACAGGGAATCCGGTTTATAATGCTATTGTGTGGCAATCTAGACAAACGAGCGGAATTTGTGACGAATTAAAAGAAAAAGGACATAGCGATACCATAAGAGACAAAACAGGTTTACTAATCGATGCTTATTTTTCCGGCACAAAGGTAAAATGGATTCTTGATAATGTTGAAGGCGCTAGAGAAAAAGCGGATCAAGGGAAACTTCTATTTGGGACAATTGATACGTGGTTAATCTGGAAAATGTCCGGCGGCAAGGCGCATGTGACGGATTATTCTAATGCATCCCGAACGCTGATGTATAATATCCATGAATTAAAATGGGATGATGAACTTCTAGAAATTCTAACTGTACCTAAATCAATGCTTCCTGAAGTTCGTCCATCTTCGGAAATCTATGCACACACCGTATCGTATCATTTCTTTGGTAAAGAAATTCCAATTGCCGGCGCAGCAGGGGATCAGCAGGCAGCTCTGTTTGGCCAAGCGTGCTTTACAGAAGGAATGGCAAAGAACACGTATGGTACAGGGTGCTTCATGCTGATGAATACGGGTGAAAAAGCGATCCGTTCTGAAAATGGTCTATTAACGACATTGGCTTGGGGAATAGACGGGAAGGTAGAGTATGCGCTTGAAGGTAGTATATTCGTTGCTGGTTCAGCTGTCCAATGGCTTCGAGATGGAATGAGAATGGTTAAATCAGCTGCGGATAGTCAAAGTTATGCGGACCGAGTTGATACAACAGATGGTGTATATGTGGTACCTGCTTTTGTCGGTCTTGGAACTCCTTATTGGGACAGTGATGTACGTGGGTCTGTATTTGGATTAACCCGTGGTACAACAAAAGAACATTTTATCCGTGCAACGTTAGAATCAATAGCTTATCAAGCAAAAGATGTGTTATCTGCTATGGAAGCAGACTCAGGAATTAAACTAAAGACTTTACGCGTTGACGGCGGGGCTGTTAAAAATGATTTTCTCATGCAGTTCCAAGGTGATATCTTAAACGTGCCTGTAGAAAGACCTGTTATTAATGAAACAACTGCACTAGGTGCAGCTTACTTAGCAGGACTAGCAGTAGGTTATTGGGAAAGCCGGGAAGACATTGCTTCACAATGGGCGATCGAACGTTCTTACGAGCCAAAAATGGAAGAAGAACAACGAGAAACCCTTTATAAAGGATGGAAAAAAGCTGTTCATGCTGCTATGGCTTTTAAATAA
- a CDS encoding MIP/aquaporin family protein, which yields MTPFWGEVIGTMILIVFGAGVGAGTSLTKSFAKDSGWIVITIGWGLAVTLGVFAVGSISDAHLNPAVTIGMALNGSFAWGDVPGYILAQMIGAIIGAALVFLQYLPHWKATNDPGTKLGVFATSPAIPHTFSNLLSEMLGTFMLVLGLLYIGANEFTQGLNPFAVGLLIIAIGISLGGTTGYAINPARDLGPRIAHFLLPIPGKGPSNWGYAWIPVVGPILGGSLGAVFYKYMFSGTLGTSFWVVLGANIVILGLAYVLGEKKQSEMDSSKIAV from the coding sequence ATGACTCCATTTTGGGGCGAGGTAATAGGTACGATGATTCTAATAGTTTTTGGTGCCGGGGTAGGCGCTGGTACATCGCTGACGAAATCGTTCGCGAAAGATTCAGGATGGATTGTTATTACCATTGGATGGGGACTTGCAGTAACATTAGGGGTATTTGCAGTTGGATCCATCAGTGATGCTCATTTAAACCCAGCTGTTACAATTGGAATGGCACTTAACGGATCGTTTGCGTGGGGTGATGTACCCGGTTACATTCTTGCTCAAATGATAGGAGCAATCATCGGAGCAGCACTTGTGTTCTTGCAGTATCTTCCGCATTGGAAAGCTACAAATGATCCAGGAACAAAGCTTGGCGTCTTCGCAACAAGCCCGGCTATACCGCACACATTTTCGAATTTATTAAGTGAAATGCTTGGTACATTTATGCTGGTTCTAGGATTATTGTATATTGGTGCGAATGAATTTACTCAAGGATTAAATCCATTTGCAGTAGGGTTATTAATTATCGCAATCGGGATATCTCTTGGCGGAACTACTGGATATGCCATTAATCCTGCGCGTGACCTTGGTCCTCGGATTGCTCACTTCTTATTACCGATTCCCGGCAAAGGTCCATCGAACTGGGGATATGCTTGGATTCCGGTAGTCGGACCGATTTTAGGCGGTTCATTAGGGGCTGTATTCTATAAATATATGTTTAGTGGAACCCTTGGGACATCATTTTGGGTAGTGCTAGGTGCGAATATAGTTATATTAGGCCTAGCGTACGTTCTTGGGGAAAAGAAACAAAGCGAAATGGATAGTTCAAAAATCGCAGTCTAA
- a CDS encoding glycerol-3-phosphate responsive antiterminator, whose product MNQKILPAFTNMKDFEKFLDSSYEIGVFLDLHISQMKNVKRMTESSGKKIIYHVDLIQGIKNDEYATEYICQEYRPYGLISTKASVILKAKQKGVLAIQRMFLIDSHAVEKTYKLVERTRPDYIEVLPGAMPWMIKEVKERLNTPILAGGLIRTSDEVNNALQAGASGITTSKQELWRFFEE is encoded by the coding sequence ATGAACCAAAAAATATTACCTGCTTTTACAAATATGAAAGATTTTGAAAAGTTTTTAGACAGCTCTTATGAAATTGGTGTTTTCTTGGATTTACATATTTCACAGATGAAAAATGTTAAACGGATGACGGAAAGCAGCGGGAAAAAGATCATATATCATGTCGATTTAATTCAAGGAATAAAGAATGATGAATATGCTACAGAGTATATTTGTCAGGAATATCGACCGTATGGATTGATTTCAACAAAGGCAAGTGTCATCTTAAAAGCAAAACAAAAAGGTGTGCTGGCGATTCAGCGGATGTTTTTGATTGATTCACATGCAGTTGAAAAGACATACAAACTTGTGGAAAGAACGAGACCAGATTATATAGAGGTACTTCCTGGCGCTATGCCATGGATGATCAAAGAAGTGAAAGAACGATTAAATACGCCTATTTTGGCCGGCGGGTTAATCCGAACATCTGATGAGGTAAATAATGCCCTGCAGGCAGGAGCATCTGGGATTACAACGTCTAAACAAGAATTATGGAGATTTTTTGAAGAATAA
- a CDS encoding ABC transporter substrate-binding protein, with protein MRKLTKITGMLFLATMIFLTGCSKDSGEKASTSGEKGKTMFLGMVNPPILFNPINSSDVASQFTEKFMFDSFLEMTGPQEFAPKLAESFETTDNQTYTITLNKEAKWSDGKPVTADDVAFTFNLVANPVVETVVGGYISMFEGLDTNGKLEGGAKEIPSVKIIDEKKIEFKTKTPVDPNMIKEQLGTKFMILPKHALEKIDPAKLSQDPFMQNPTVTNGAYQFVQYKKDQYVEFKQNPNYYLGNVELSKLFIKVMPAANLVAQLQTGELHMNVAGGIGKIVPTDYETVEKIETVKTKTENTFGFQSMMFNTETIKDPKIRKAFAQAVDRQQIVDKLLKGYGEVIDGPYTTINPYLNKDIKTIAYDPSAAKKALEEAGWDFEKELNFIVPTGNKVREQAADIITQNLKDAGVKVKMSTFDFPTLMAKGKAGEFDALLMGFTFTLDPDVSSLYTKTGAYNFMSYDNPKSDELLNKGKSEADPEKRKELYDEVQEIWEEDMPIITLFSDFDFSAVSKQVTNGEPKVFGFHHETFKWNLEGAN; from the coding sequence ATGAGGAAACTAACGAAAATCACAGGTATGCTGTTCCTTGCAACCATGATCTTTTTGACCGGATGTAGTAAGGACAGCGGTGAAAAGGCGTCAACATCAGGTGAAAAGGGTAAAACAATGTTTCTTGGAATGGTAAATCCGCCAATTTTATTTAATCCAATCAACTCATCGGATGTGGCTTCACAATTCACAGAAAAATTCATGTTTGATTCCTTTTTGGAGATGACTGGTCCACAGGAATTCGCTCCAAAGCTTGCGGAATCATTTGAGACGACTGACAATCAAACCTATACGATTACGTTGAATAAAGAGGCGAAATGGTCTGATGGTAAACCGGTCACAGCCGATGACGTTGCCTTCACTTTTAACCTAGTGGCTAATCCTGTTGTTGAAACGGTAGTGGGTGGATATATTTCCATGTTTGAAGGGTTAGATACAAATGGAAAGCTTGAGGGGGGAGCAAAAGAAATTCCATCTGTGAAAATTATTGATGAAAAGAAAATTGAATTTAAAACAAAAACGCCTGTTGACCCAAATATGATTAAAGAACAGCTTGGAACAAAATTTATGATTCTTCCGAAGCATGCCCTTGAGAAAATTGATCCGGCAAAGTTGTCTCAGGATCCATTTATGCAAAATCCAACAGTTACAAACGGTGCATACCAATTTGTTCAATATAAGAAAGATCAATATGTCGAATTTAAACAAAATCCGAATTATTATTTAGGGAATGTTGAACTTAGTAAGTTATTCATTAAAGTAATGCCTGCTGCTAATCTAGTCGCTCAGCTTCAAACGGGTGAATTGCACATGAATGTGGCAGGAGGCATTGGGAAAATCGTACCGACCGATTATGAAACGGTTGAAAAAATTGAAACTGTGAAAACAAAGACGGAAAATACGTTTGGTTTCCAATCGATGATGTTTAATACCGAGACCATCAAAGATCCGAAAATCAGAAAGGCGTTTGCTCAAGCTGTCGATCGACAACAAATCGTTGATAAATTGCTTAAAGGGTACGGCGAGGTGATTGATGGACCGTATACAACCATCAATCCATACTTGAATAAGGATATCAAAACGATTGCTTATGATCCGTCAGCAGCGAAAAAAGCGCTTGAGGAAGCAGGGTGGGATTTCGAAAAGGAACTTAATTTCATTGTACCAACAGGAAATAAAGTACGTGAACAAGCTGCTGATATCATTACACAGAACCTAAAAGATGCAGGTGTAAAAGTTAAAATGTCCACCTTTGATTTCCCGACTTTGATGGCAAAGGGAAAGGCGGGAGAATTTGATGCCTTGCTTATGGGCTTCACATTTACCCTGGATCCTGATGTATCTTCCTTATATACGAAAACAGGAGCTTATAATTTTATGAGTTACGATAATCCTAAAAGTGATGAACTGTTGAATAAAGGGAAATCCGAGGCGGATCCTGAGAAGCGAAAAGAATTATATGATGAAGTCCAAGAGATATGGGAAGAAGATATGCCGATTATCACGCTGTTCTCTGATTTTGATTTTTCTGCCGTTTCCAAGCAAGTAACCAATGGAGAGCCTAAAGTGTTTGGCTTCCATCATGAAACGTTTAAATGGAATTTAGAAGGAGCTAACTAA
- the opp4C gene encoding oligopeptide ABC transporter permease has product MASTKLGNKKPLPEIPLNIIEDLGKEESYLSLITKRFIKHKLAVLGLIVFVLIAFMAIFAPWIAPSSPTRITGDFAASPSSAHLLGTDQVGRDLLSRLIYGSRVSLSVGIGAVAIYVTIGTILGALAGYFGKWIDMLIMRVTDVFMSFPYLMVILVLVSIMGPSLTNIILVIGLLGWPAVARIVRGSVLSIKEMDYVMAGVALGYSTPKIIFRHILPNCLAPILVNATFGIASAIILEASLSFLGLGVQPPTASWGNILTEAQSLSVLANQPWLWVPPGMLILLAVLAINFMGDGLRDAMDPRSIK; this is encoded by the coding sequence ATGGCAAGTACAAAGCTTGGAAATAAAAAGCCCTTACCTGAAATCCCTCTAAACATCATTGAAGATCTCGGCAAGGAAGAAAGTTATCTATCGCTGATTACCAAACGTTTTATTAAACATAAGCTTGCAGTTTTAGGATTAATCGTGTTTGTTCTCATTGCATTTATGGCGATTTTTGCTCCTTGGATTGCTCCTAGCAGTCCGACTCGAATAACCGGTGACTTCGCCGCAAGTCCATCTTCTGCGCACCTTCTTGGTACAGACCAAGTCGGACGGGATCTTTTAAGCAGACTTATTTATGGCTCAAGAGTCTCATTATCCGTTGGAATAGGGGCAGTGGCTATCTATGTAACCATTGGCACGATACTGGGTGCCTTGGCCGGATACTTTGGAAAATGGATAGACATGCTGATTATGAGAGTCACTGATGTATTCATGTCATTTCCTTATTTAATGGTCATACTTGTCCTCGTCAGCATTATGGGTCCGTCATTAACCAACATCATTTTAGTAATTGGTTTACTTGGCTGGCCGGCTGTGGCTCGAATTGTTAGAGGAAGCGTTCTTTCAATAAAAGAAATGGATTATGTCATGGCAGGTGTGGCATTAGGCTATTCAACCCCTAAAATTATCTTTCGGCATATCCTGCCGAACTGTCTGGCACCGATTCTTGTAAACGCAACGTTCGGTATTGCCTCGGCAATTATATTAGAAGCTTCCCTAAGCTTTTTAGGTCTTGGCGTCCAACCACCAACAGCCAGTTGGGGAAATATTTTAACAGAGGCTCAATCACTCTCTGTTCTAGCGAATCAGCCATGGTTATGGGTACCGCCCGGCATGTTAATTTTACTGGCAGTTCTTGCAATTAATTTTATGGGTGACGGCCTTAGAGATGCAATGGATCCGAGAAGTATAAAATAA
- a CDS encoding ABC transporter permease yields MFQYMVRRILIAIPVLFGVTIFSFLIVNLAPGNPVDMQVNPYATEADIQTKKEALGLNDPIHIQYVHWLVNLAKGDFGYSFSTYEPVLTMIVDRIGPTLLLMGTALVLAYIIAIPIGILSATKQYSWMDYFTTSFSFIGISIPNFFLGLGLIYIFAITFQIFPTGGMNTLGNEGGLMDTIAHLILPAIVLATGIAGNMVRYVRSSMLEILGQDYLRTARSKGLKEFFVVNKHALKNALIPIITVIGVDIPMLIGGAVVTEQIFQWPGLGQLTIQSIGSRDYPTLMAINLMAAIAVLLSNLIADMLYSVADPRIKYN; encoded by the coding sequence ATGTTTCAATATATGGTACGTAGAATCCTAATTGCCATTCCAGTCTTATTCGGTGTTACAATCTTCAGTTTTCTTATTGTAAACCTAGCACCTGGAAATCCAGTCGATATGCAAGTTAATCCTTATGCGACAGAAGCTGACATCCAAACTAAGAAAGAAGCATTGGGGTTAAATGATCCAATTCATATTCAGTATGTACACTGGCTCGTGAATTTGGCAAAAGGAGACTTTGGCTATTCCTTCAGCACCTATGAACCGGTTTTAACGATGATCGTGGATCGGATTGGACCGACTTTATTGTTGATGGGGACAGCACTAGTACTTGCCTATATCATCGCCATTCCAATTGGCATTCTCAGTGCAACGAAGCAATATTCTTGGATGGATTATTTTACTACATCATTTTCCTTTATAGGTATCTCGATACCTAACTTTTTCCTAGGGTTGGGGCTTATCTATATATTTGCGATTACTTTTCAAATATTCCCGACTGGAGGAATGAATACACTCGGCAATGAGGGTGGATTGATGGATACAATCGCCCATTTGATTTTGCCGGCAATTGTACTGGCAACGGGTATTGCAGGAAATATGGTGCGCTATGTCCGCTCAAGTATGCTTGAAATACTGGGACAGGATTATTTGAGAACGGCAAGATCAAAGGGACTAAAAGAGTTTTTTGTGGTAAATAAGCATGCTCTCAAAAATGCGTTGATTCCGATTATTACAGTCATAGGTGTAGATATACCAATGTTAATCGGCGGCGCGGTTGTCACTGAACAAATTTTTCAATGGCCTGGTCTTGGTCAGCTGACGATCCAGTCGATTGGTTCTCGAGATTATCCGACCTTAATGGCGATTAATTTAATGGCTGCTATTGCCGTACTGCTTTCCAATTTGATTGCGGATATGTTGTATTCTGTGGCGGATCCTCGTATTAAATACAATTAA